A single genomic interval of Methylocystis sp. IM3 harbors:
- a CDS encoding heavy metal translocating P-type ATPase, whose translation MTAAFDYEALVSQSDDGARRFEAAIDGMTCAACIGEIEQGLSDLPGLERARVNYTNRRLLLEWRDGSFDLSAAFERLRRMGYTLHPFELAESERAEIETSRWLLRCLAIAGFAAMNIMLLSVGIWVGEGGGDIDPATRDLFHGVSALIALPAAAFAGQPFFKSAFAALRAGRLNMDVPISLGVLLALAMSVHETITHAEHAYFDSAIMLLTFLLLGRFLDHAMRRKTRAVAANLAALRAPLACRLGPDGAETLTPLAKIEPGDLVLARPGERLPVDGVIERGASELDESLITGETKRHAVGPGDQVYAGSMNYHGALVIRVAAASGATLLDDIERLLEKATSARSRYVRLADRVSRLYAPMVHVAALSTALFWLWRGASLHDALVTAICVLIITCPCALALAVPAVQVVASGALFRSGVLLNSADAIERLAEADTVVFDKTGTLTTPEPRLVNAAQFDAGLVDLAARLARASSHPLARAVAEERPGAVALEAREAHGQGVCAMVDGVEARLGAPRFCGLEEEAARLGALDADVSIVAFRHGAAAALFQIRQTLRSDAAETISALKARGVAVEILSGDRVEAVEKIARALDVATFAGALKPADKVARLEALRAQGRKAMMVGDGLNDAPALAAAYVSVSPIDATQITQAAADAVFLGERLAPVLAMLDLARRARGLMRQNLALSVGYNVFAVPLAMAGMLTPLIAAAAMSGSSILVTLNALRAGRGATLANSDQTAPEASGAVDSLSPRSVMGPAE comes from the coding sequence ATGACAGCCGCTTTCGATTACGAGGCTCTCGTCTCGCAGAGCGACGACGGTGCGCGACGGTTCGAGGCGGCGATCGACGGCATGACCTGCGCAGCCTGCATCGGCGAGATCGAGCAGGGGCTTTCCGATCTCCCCGGCCTCGAGCGGGCGCGCGTGAATTACACCAATCGCCGCCTGCTCCTCGAATGGCGCGACGGCTCTTTCGATCTTTCCGCCGCCTTCGAACGTCTGCGGCGCATGGGTTATACTCTGCATCCCTTCGAACTCGCCGAGAGCGAGCGCGCCGAGATCGAAACTTCACGCTGGCTGTTGCGCTGCCTCGCCATCGCCGGTTTCGCCGCGATGAACATCATGTTGCTGTCCGTCGGAATATGGGTGGGCGAGGGCGGCGGCGACATCGATCCGGCGACGCGCGATCTTTTCCATGGGGTCTCCGCGCTGATCGCCCTGCCGGCGGCGGCTTTTGCGGGGCAGCCGTTTTTCAAAAGCGCCTTCGCCGCGCTGCGCGCGGGGCGGCTCAATATGGACGTGCCGATTTCGCTCGGCGTGCTGCTCGCGCTCGCCATGTCGGTCCATGAAACCATCACACACGCCGAGCACGCCTATTTCGACAGCGCGATCATGCTGCTGACGTTCCTGCTGCTCGGCCGCTTCCTCGATCACGCCATGCGCCGCAAGACCCGCGCCGTCGCGGCCAATCTCGCCGCCTTGCGCGCGCCGCTCGCCTGCCGTCTCGGCCCCGACGGCGCCGAGACGCTCACCCCGCTCGCGAAGATCGAGCCCGGCGACCTCGTGCTGGCGCGCCCCGGCGAGCGGCTCCCGGTCGATGGCGTTATCGAGCGCGGCGCCTCAGAGCTCGATGAAAGCCTCATCACCGGCGAGACGAAGCGCCACGCCGTGGGGCCGGGCGATCAGGTTTACGCCGGCAGCATGAATTACCACGGCGCGCTCGTCATTCGCGTCGCGGCGGCGAGCGGCGCGACGCTGCTCGACGACATCGAGCGGCTGCTCGAAAAGGCGACCAGCGCCCGCTCGCGCTATGTGCGCCTCGCCGATCGCGTGTCGCGGCTTTACGCGCCCATGGTGCATGTGGCGGCGTTGTCGACCGCGCTGTTCTGGCTCTGGCGCGGCGCGAGCCTGCACGATGCGCTGGTGACGGCGATCTGCGTGCTCATCATCACCTGTCCCTGCGCGCTGGCGCTTGCCGTGCCGGCGGTGCAGGTGGTGGCGAGCGGGGCGCTGTTTCGCTCGGGCGTCTTGCTCAACAGCGCCGATGCGATCGAACGGCTCGCCGAAGCCGATACGGTCGTCTTCGACAAGACCGGCACGCTGACGACGCCGGAGCCGCGCCTCGTCAACGCCGCCCAATTCGACGCGGGCCTCGTCGATCTCGCCGCGCGGCTGGCGCGCGCGAGCAGCCATCCGCTGGCGCGCGCGGTCGCAGAGGAGCGTCCGGGCGCCGTGGCGCTGGAGGCGCGCGAGGCGCATGGGCAGGGCGTCTGCGCCATGGTCGACGGCGTCGAAGCGCGGCTCGGCGCGCCGCGCTTTTGCGGTCTGGAGGAAGAGGCGGCGCGGCTCGGGGCGCTCGACGCCGACGTGTCCATCGTCGCGTTCCGGCACGGCGCGGCGGCGGCGCTGTTCCAGATCCGGCAGACGTTGCGCAGCGACGCGGCCGAGACGATCTCCGCCTTGAAGGCGCGCGGCGTCGCCGTGGAAATCCTTTCGGGCGACCGCGTCGAAGCGGTGGAGAAGATTGCGCGCGCGCTCGATGTCGCGACCTTTGCCGGGGCGCTGAAGCCCGCCGACAAGGTCGCGCGGCTCGAGGCGTTGCGGGCGCAGGGGCGCAAGGCCATGATGGTCGGCGACGGGCTGAACGACGCGCCGGCCCTCGCCGCCGCTTATGTTTCCGTGTCGCCCATCGACGCCACGCAGATCACCCAGGCGGCCGCCGACGCCGTTTTTCTGGGCGAGCGTCTCGCGCCCGTTCTCGCAATGCTCGATCTCGCCCGCAGGGCGCGCGGCCTGATGCGGCAGAATCTGGCGCTGTCGGTGGGCTATAACGTCTTCGCCGTTCCGCTGGCGATGGCGGGGATGTTGACGCCGCTGATTGCGGCGGCGGCGATGTCGGGCTCGTCGATCCTCGTGACGCTGAATGCGCTGCGCGCCGGACGCGGCGCAACGCTCGCGAACTCGGACCAGACCGCGCCGGAGGCCAGCGGGGCCGTGGACAGCCTGTCGCCTCGCTCCGTCATGGGGCCGGCCGAATGA
- a CDS encoding FixH family protein, with product MSRKSRDPEGFSDYVAGGKPLTGLRVLAMIVGFFLFVFAVDGMMIYKAVKTFSGEVIAHPYERGLAYNQEIAQAREQAALDWKVDVRLSRLSPGESEIRVSARDGGGADVSGVEMTALFAAPASLSKDVSVKLAPVAPGRYVGRAALPRGQRDLVLTAARGGQDIFRSKNRIDIE from the coding sequence ATGAGCAGAAAATCGCGCGACCCCGAGGGCTTCTCCGATTATGTCGCGGGCGGCAAGCCGCTGACGGGGCTCAGAGTGCTGGCGATGATCGTCGGCTTCTTCCTCTTCGTCTTCGCCGTCGACGGCATGATGATCTACAAAGCGGTGAAGACCTTCTCGGGCGAAGTCATCGCGCATCCCTATGAGCGGGGCCTCGCCTATAATCAGGAAATAGCGCAGGCGCGCGAACAGGCGGCGCTCGACTGGAAGGTCGATGTGCGTCTGTCGCGCCTCTCGCCGGGCGAGAGCGAAATCCGCGTGAGCGCCCGCGACGGAGGCGGCGCGGACGTGTCCGGCGTGGAGATGACCGCGCTCTTCGCCGCGCCCGCCAGCCTGTCGAAGGATGTGAGCGTGAAGCTCGCGCCCGTCGCACCCGGACGTTACGTCGGGAGGGCTGCGCTGCCCAGGGGTCAGCGCGATCTCGTCTTGACGGCCGCGCGCGGGGGGCAGGACATCTTTCGCTCGAAAAACCGGATCGACATAGAGTAA
- the ccoS gene encoding cbb3-type cytochrome oxidase assembly protein CcoS: MTVLLFLIPLALALGLVALIAFMWSLRSGQFDDLDGAAHRVLMDDDVDEEKE, from the coding sequence ATGACGGTGCTGCTGTTTCTCATTCCGCTCGCATTGGCGTTGGGCCTCGTGGCCCTCATCGCCTTCATGTGGTCGCTGCGAAGCGGGCAGTTCGACGATCTCGACGGTGCGGCGCATCGCGTGCTGATGGACGACGACGTGGACGAGGAGAAAGAATGA
- a CDS encoding cbb3-type cytochrome c oxidase subunit 3, whose translation MNAATAEAVSTYENMRALAASWGLIFFGFIFISVVAYVFWPSRRKQFERNAQIPLREDDDV comes from the coding sequence ATGAACGCCGCCACGGCCGAGGCCGTATCGACCTACGAAAACATGCGCGCCCTTGCGGCCTCATGGGGTCTGATCTTCTTCGGCTTCATCTTCATCAGCGTCGTCGCTTACGTCTTCTGGCCCTCGCGCCGGAAGCAGTTCGAGCGCAACGCACAAATTCCCCTTCGGGAGGACGACGATGTCTGA
- the ccoN gene encoding cytochrome-c oxidase, cbb3-type subunit I → MERPPLIAKQMTFGERSLSAIFVALAIATGYIASRAYTPAYAFHAALFSLGSIGAVVAILLRYRARGPQLAAAVIDGRPNYNYGPIKFASIASLFWGVAGFLVGLYLALELAFPAFNLDLPWINFGRLRPLHTSAVIFAFGGNALLSTSFYVMQRTSRARIAGDLAPWFVVLGYNFFIIIAGTGYLLGVTRGHEYAEPEWYAILWLVVVWVTYLLVYLVTLARRQEPHIYVANWFYLSFIVTIAVLVLGNNAEIPISIFSPHSVIVWAGVQDALIQWWYGHNAVGFFLTTGFLGIMYYFIPKRTGRPIYSYRLSIVHFWSLIFLYIWAGPHHLLYTALPDWAQTLGMVFSVILWMPSWGGMINGLMTLSGAWDKLRTDPVLRMLVVSVAFYGMSTFEGPLLSVKAVNALSHYTDWGIGHVHSGGLGWVAFVSFGALYCLIPWVFNRQLYSLKLVNWHFWISTIGIVFYITSMWVAGIMQGLMWRAYTPQGFLEYSFVETTEALHPEYVIRAIGGGLFVIGALIMVYNIYRTLASPAVESALAPSPLPAE, encoded by the coding sequence ATGGAGCGTCCCCCTCTCATCGCGAAACAAATGACCTTCGGCGAGAGATCGCTGAGCGCGATCTTCGTCGCCCTTGCCATCGCGACGGGCTACATCGCGTCCAGGGCCTACACGCCGGCCTACGCCTTCCACGCGGCGCTCTTCTCGCTCGGATCGATCGGCGCCGTCGTCGCGATTCTGCTGCGTTATCGTGCGCGCGGGCCGCAGCTCGCGGCCGCCGTCATCGACGGGCGGCCGAATTACAATTACGGACCCATCAAATTCGCGTCGATCGCCTCGCTCTTCTGGGGCGTCGCGGGGTTCCTCGTCGGGCTGTATCTGGCGCTGGAGCTCGCGTTTCCGGCCTTCAATCTGGATCTGCCCTGGATCAACTTCGGGCGCCTGCGGCCGTTGCACACCTCGGCCGTGATTTTCGCCTTCGGCGGCAACGCGCTGCTCTCCACGTCCTTTTACGTGATGCAGCGAACGAGCCGGGCCCGCATCGCCGGCGATCTCGCGCCCTGGTTCGTGGTGCTCGGCTATAATTTCTTCATCATCATCGCCGGCACGGGCTATCTGCTCGGCGTCACGCGCGGGCATGAATACGCCGAGCCGGAATGGTATGCGATCCTCTGGCTCGTCGTCGTCTGGGTGACCTATCTGCTGGTTTATCTCGTCACCCTCGCGCGCCGCCAGGAGCCGCATATCTATGTGGCGAACTGGTTCTATCTCTCCTTCATCGTCACGATCGCCGTTCTGGTTCTCGGCAACAACGCCGAAATCCCGATCTCGATCTTCTCGCCGCACTCGGTCATCGTCTGGGCCGGCGTGCAGGATGCGCTGATCCAGTGGTGGTATGGCCACAACGCCGTCGGATTCTTCCTCACGACCGGCTTTCTGGGCATCATGTATTACTTCATCCCGAAGCGCACCGGGCGGCCGATCTATTCCTATCGACTGTCGATCGTGCACTTCTGGTCGCTGATCTTCCTCTACATCTGGGCCGGACCGCACCATCTGCTCTATACGGCGCTGCCCGACTGGGCGCAGACGCTCGGCATGGTGTTCTCGGTCATTCTGTGGATGCCCTCCTGGGGCGGCATGATCAACGGCCTGATGACGCTTTCCGGCGCCTGGGACAAGCTGCGCACCGATCCCGTGCTGCGCATGCTGGTCGTGTCGGTCGCCTTCTACGGCATGTCGACCTTCGAGGGGCCGCTCTTGTCGGTCAAGGCCGTGAACGCCCTGTCCCACTACACCGACTGGGGCATCGGCCATGTGCATTCGGGCGGTCTCGGCTGGGTGGCCTTCGTGTCCTTCGGCGCGCTCTACTGCCTCATTCCCTGGGTCTTCAACCGGCAGCTCTACTCGCTGAAGCTCGTCAACTGGCACTTCTGGATCTCGACGATCGGCATCGTCTTCTACATCACCTCGATGTGGGTCGCGGGCATCATGCAGGGCCTGATGTGGCGTGCCTACACGCCGCAGGGCTTCCTCGAATATTCCTTCGTGGAAACCACCGAGGCGCTGCATCCGGAGTATGTCATCCGCGCCATCGGCGGTGGGCTCTTCGTGATCGGCGCGCTGATCATGGTCTACAACATCTACAGGACGCTCGCGTCGCCCGCCGTCGAAAGCGCGCTCGCCCCGTCCCCCCTGCCTGCCGAGTGA
- the ccoG gene encoding cytochrome c oxidase accessory protein CcoG: MSSADAHQTLLDEPLVEAAHRIYPKKVDGHFRRIKWGIQFATLAIYYFLPFVRWHRGPDAPSQAVLVDFPHRRFYFFFIEIWPQEVYYVTGLLILAALALFLMNAVAGRIWCGYMCPQTVWTDFYMSTERWIEGDARDRMKLDNGPLTFEKIRKKISKHFVWLLIAWWTGGAWVLYFADAPTLVYDLATFQPGAGEAYLWIGILTFTTYIFAGWMREKLCLHACPWPRIQAALTDEYALNVTYRYDRGEPRMSLKQASVARAEHKPSGDCVDCGQCVAVCPTGVDIRKGAQLGCIQCGLCIDACDSVMEKIHRPTRLIGYDTEMNIKRRECGEQPIYKPLRVRTILYAVLIIAIGGFMSATLATRGDMHVSVLHDRNPLAVRLKDGGVRNGYTVRFSNKKPETRRFTLAVSGVAGAQTEVVGVAPDAKGKVAIEVGPDQTREARVLVSTHGPAAGKGQTPVVFTVTDAGTGAVLETKDVFISP, translated from the coding sequence ATGTCCAGCGCGGACGCTCATCAGACGCTTTTGGACGAGCCTCTCGTCGAAGCGGCGCATCGCATCTACCCCAAGAAGGTCGATGGACATTTTCGCCGCATCAAATGGGGCATTCAGTTCGCGACGCTGGCGATTTATTACTTCCTGCCCTTCGTGCGCTGGCATCGCGGACCGGACGCGCCGAGCCAGGCCGTGCTCGTCGATTTCCCGCATCGGCGCTTCTATTTCTTCTTCATCGAAATCTGGCCGCAGGAAGTCTATTACGTCACGGGCCTGCTGATCCTCGCGGCCCTGGCGCTCTTCCTCATGAACGCCGTCGCGGGGCGCATCTGGTGCGGCTATATGTGTCCGCAGACGGTGTGGACCGATTTCTACATGTCGACCGAGCGCTGGATCGAGGGCGACGCCCGCGACCGCATGAAGCTCGACAACGGTCCCCTGACCTTCGAGAAAATCCGCAAGAAGATTTCCAAGCATTTCGTCTGGCTGCTGATCGCCTGGTGGACGGGCGGCGCCTGGGTGCTCTATTTCGCCGACGCGCCGACGCTCGTCTATGATCTCGCGACCTTCCAGCCCGGCGCGGGCGAGGCCTATCTCTGGATCGGCATCCTCACTTTCACGACCTATATTTTCGCCGGCTGGATGCGTGAGAAGCTTTGCCTGCACGCTTGCCCGTGGCCGCGCATTCAGGCCGCGCTTACCGACGAATATGCGCTGAACGTGACCTACCGCTACGATCGCGGCGAGCCGCGCATGTCGCTGAAACAGGCGAGCGTGGCGCGCGCGGAGCACAAGCCCTCCGGCGATTGCGTCGATTGCGGCCAGTGCGTCGCCGTCTGTCCGACGGGCGTCGATATTCGAAAGGGCGCGCAGCTCGGCTGCATCCAGTGCGGCCTCTGCATCGACGCCTGCGACAGCGTCATGGAGAAGATTCATCGCCCGACGCGGCTCATCGGCTACGACACGGAGATGAACATCAAGCGGCGCGAATGCGGCGAGCAGCCGATCTACAAGCCGCTGCGCGTGCGCACCATTCTCTACGCCGTGCTCATCATCGCCATCGGCGGCTTCATGTCGGCGACGCTCGCCACGCGCGGCGACATGCATGTCAGCGTGCTGCACGATCGCAATCCGCTCGCCGTGCGGCTCAAGGACGGCGGCGTGCGAAACGGCTATACTGTTCGCTTCTCGAACAAGAAGCCCGAGACGCGGCGCTTCACCCTCGCGGTCTCGGGCGTCGCGGGCGCGCAGACCGAAGTCGTGGGCGTCGCCCCGGACGCCAAGGGCAAGGTTGCGATCGAGGTCGGGCCGGATCAAACCCGCGAAGCGCGCGTTCTCGTCTCGACCCACGGCCCGGCCGCCGGCAAAGGGCAGACCCCCGTCGTCTTCACCGTGACGGACGCCGGCACTGGCGCCGTCCTGGAGACGAAGGACGTCTTCATCTCGCCGTGA
- a CDS encoding MFS transporter, which yields MSVEEEATMRVGALHCACPAAMQRANVTDNRGTLALGFALAVLAQALVLTVLPEQSRLMAPSVERIGWPFALLLVGAAVASFPAALLVDSFGRRAAFGLGASLGAAGGALSAFAVAKGNFFGLCLGAFWLGLAQGFALFYRHIAAQGSARGGLVVLAGGGGAALAAPLFLSVAPGPGATLLMAAGLHVLALGLSVRMPHAVATTVPVPVPAPASSRVTRGFALATLVGAAAWFIMSAGMLHGPLTLAVCAAGPAFIGGAMGWHLFSMYGPAALAASLPGLFPPVPALAVGLAVMLLGASAVFLGLSIASVTVGLIAIGLGWGAVNVAALRLLHEDARPSRLALALHDVILLGAAAAGALVF from the coding sequence ATGAGCGTCGAGGAAGAGGCGACGATGCGCGTCGGTGCGCTCCACTGCGCCTGTCCGGCCGCGATGCAGCGCGCGAATGTGACCGACAATCGCGGGACGCTCGCGCTCGGCTTCGCGCTCGCGGTGCTGGCGCAGGCGCTGGTTCTCACCGTCCTGCCGGAGCAAAGCCGGCTGATGGCGCCGAGCGTCGAACGCATCGGCTGGCCCTTCGCGCTGCTGCTCGTCGGCGCGGCGGTCGCGAGCTTTCCGGCGGCGCTGCTCGTCGATTCCTTCGGGCGGCGCGCGGCCTTCGGGCTCGGCGCCAGTCTCGGCGCAGCGGGCGGCGCGCTCTCGGCCTTCGCCGTCGCCAAGGGCAATTTCTTCGGCCTGTGTCTCGGCGCTTTCTGGCTCGGTCTGGCGCAGGGCTTCGCCCTGTTTTACCGCCATATCGCCGCGCAGGGGTCGGCGCGGGGCGGGCTCGTCGTGCTGGCCGGCGGCGGCGGCGCGGCGCTCGCGGCGCCGCTCTTCCTTTCCGTCGCGCCGGGCCCCGGCGCGACGCTGCTCATGGCGGCCGGCCTCCATGTGCTGGCGCTCGGCCTGTCGGTGCGCATGCCTCACGCCGTCGCGACGACGGTCCCGGTCCCGGTTCCAGCCCCGGCGTCGTCGCGGGTGACGCGGGGCTTCGCGCTGGCGACCCTCGTCGGCGCGGCGGCCTGGTTCATCATGTCGGCAGGCATGTTGCACGGGCCGCTCACCCTCGCCGTCTGCGCGGCGGGACCCGCCTTCATCGGCGGCGCAATGGGCTGGCATCTGTTCTCGATGTATGGCCCGGCCGCGCTCGCCGCGTCGCTCCCCGGCCTCTTTCCGCCTGTCCCGGCGCTCGCCGTCGGTCTCGCCGTCATGCTTCTCGGGGCGAGCGCGGTTTTTCTCGGTCTCTCGATTGCGAGCGTGACGGTCGGCTTGATCGCCATCGGCCTCGGCTGGGGCGCGGTCAACGTCGCGGCGCTGCGGCTCCTGCATGAAGATGCGCGCCCGTCGCGCCTGGCGCTCGCGCTGCACGATGTTATTCTGCTCGGCGCGGCGGCGGCGGGCGCGCTGGTTTTCTGA
- the ccoP gene encoding cytochrome-c oxidase, cbb3-type subunit III, with the protein MSEDTFGKDKVRIDEVSGTPTTGHEWDGIEELNTPLPRWWVWTFWITVLWGVGYTIVYPAWPTFSGGTQGVTAWHARDEVANQLADLQTLRGPVLDKIKDAPLDKIESDPELLAAARTVGKVAFATNCASCHGAGGQGAKGYANLNDDDWIWGGKLADIKQTIEHGVRWDADKETHVSAMPAFGRDGLLTPEQISVVADHVRTYAETPDSDAPTAEGEKLYAENCAACHGVDGKGNPQLGAPALYDQVWLYGSDKPSVVARIVNGGGAVMPAWKGRLDDTTIKALAVYVHSLGGGQ; encoded by the coding sequence ATGTCTGAGGACACGTTTGGAAAAGACAAGGTCAGAATAGACGAGGTCAGCGGCACGCCGACCACAGGGCACGAGTGGGACGGCATCGAGGAGCTGAACACGCCGCTGCCGCGCTGGTGGGTCTGGACTTTCTGGATCACGGTGCTCTGGGGCGTCGGATATACGATCGTTTATCCCGCCTGGCCGACTTTCTCCGGCGGCACGCAGGGCGTCACGGCCTGGCATGCGCGCGATGAGGTGGCGAACCAACTCGCCGATCTGCAAACGCTGCGCGGGCCCGTGCTCGACAAGATCAAGGACGCGCCGCTCGACAAGATCGAGTCCGATCCGGAGCTTCTCGCCGCGGCGCGCACGGTCGGCAAGGTCGCCTTCGCGACCAATTGCGCCTCTTGCCACGGCGCGGGCGGGCAGGGCGCGAAGGGCTACGCCAATCTCAACGACGACGACTGGATCTGGGGCGGCAAGCTCGCCGACATCAAGCAGACGATCGAGCACGGCGTGCGCTGGGACGCCGACAAGGAGACGCATGTCTCGGCCATGCCGGCCTTCGGCCGTGACGGCCTGCTCACGCCGGAGCAGATTTCCGTCGTCGCCGACCATGTGCGCACCTATGCGGAAACGCCCGACTCCGACGCGCCGACGGCGGAGGGCGAGAAGCTCTACGCCGAGAATTGCGCGGCCTGTCACGGCGTCGACGGCAAGGGCAATCCGCAGCTCGGCGCGCCGGCCCTCTATGATCAGGTGTGGCTCTATGGCTCGGACAAGCCCTCGGTCGTCGCGCGGATCGTCAATGGCGGCGGCGCGGTGATGCCGGCCTGGAAGGGCAGGCTCGACGACACCACGATCAAGGCGCTCGCCGTTTATGTGCATTCGCTCGGCGGCGGTCAGTAA
- the ccoO gene encoding cytochrome-c oxidase, cbb3-type subunit II, with protein sequence MSQSSQHAPAGGGLQKLFETNSILLVVGILLLVAIGGIVEIVPLFYLKNTIEKVEGVRPYAPLELAGYNIYVREGCYTCHSQMIRPLRDEVERYGHYSLAAESMYDHPFQWGSKRNGPDLARVGGKYSNDWQRDHLRSPRAVVPSSIMPGYPFLATAPLKAEHIAEQMRMLRTVGVPYSDAQIEMAQADLLAQNGGDSAEAAEMQKRYPNAVLNDSSDKAGVTEEDALIAYLQHLGVSVDFKLYDDKANIR encoded by the coding sequence ATGTCGCAATCCTCCCAACACGCGCCCGCCGGCGGCGGGCTCCAGAAGCTCTTCGAAACCAACTCCATCCTGCTCGTCGTCGGTATTCTGCTGCTCGTGGCGATCGGCGGAATCGTCGAGATCGTGCCGCTCTTCTATCTGAAGAACACGATCGAGAAGGTGGAGGGCGTTCGCCCCTATGCGCCGCTCGAACTCGCGGGCTACAATATCTACGTCCGCGAGGGCTGCTACACCTGTCATTCGCAGATGATCCGTCCTCTGCGCGACGAGGTGGAGCGTTACGGCCATTATTCGCTCGCCGCCGAGAGCATGTACGACCACCCCTTCCAGTGGGGCTCGAAGCGCAATGGCCCGGATCTCGCGCGCGTCGGCGGAAAATACTCCAACGACTGGCAGCGCGATCATCTGCGCAGCCCGCGGGCGGTGGTGCCGTCCTCGATCATGCCGGGTTATCCCTTCCTGGCGACGGCGCCGCTCAAGGCCGAGCATATCGCCGAGCAGATGCGGATGCTGCGCACTGTCGGCGTGCCCTACAGCGACGCGCAGATCGAGATGGCGCAGGCCGATCTCCTGGCGCAGAACGGCGGAGACTCCGCCGAGGCGGCGGAGATGCAGAAGCGCTATCCGAACGCCGTGCTCAACGACTCGTCCGACAAGGCCGGCGTGACGGAGGAGGACGCGCTCATCGCCTATCTCCAGCATCTCGGCGTCTCCGTGGATTTCAAACTTTACGACGACAAGGCCAATATCAGGTGA
- a CDS encoding SH3 domain-containing protein, producing the protein MRRSFLFVPAFFALVSFSAAALADVLTLQAPVELRTRPSVKCPVTVIAPADTEVTVLGEGRDWIPLALNGQRFFASRAAMVNASPAAAPGPDPTCDYGYPYSGSGLFFARPLAQLRHGAFGFLLGTHRFYPC; encoded by the coding sequence ATGCGGCGGTCCTTCCTGTTCGTGCCTGCTTTTTTTGCGCTGGTCTCATTTTCGGCCGCCGCCCTCGCCGATGTTTTGACGCTGCAGGCGCCTGTGGAGTTGCGGACGCGGCCGAGCGTCAAATGCCCGGTCACGGTCATTGCGCCGGCCGATACGGAGGTGACGGTGCTGGGCGAGGGGCGCGACTGGATACCCCTTGCGCTGAACGGACAGCGTTTCTTCGCGTCGCGCGCCGCGATGGTGAACGCCTCGCCCGCCGCCGCGCCGGGCCCCGACCCGACCTGCGATTACGGCTATCCCTATTCCGGCAGCGGTCTGTTCTTCGCGCGCCCGCTCGCGCAACTCCGCCACGGAGCTTTCGGATTCCTGCTCGGGACGCATCGATTCTATCCCTGCTGA